The proteins below are encoded in one region of Syntrophotalea carbinolica DSM 2380:
- a CDS encoding ParA family protein encodes MGQIIAIANQKGGVGKTTTSINLSASLAVAEKRTLLVDLDPQSNASSGVGIADENIQYTTYQALLGQVETSQVVTTTGIEFLKVLPSTTDLIGAEIELIGEEDRETRLKKALNQIRNDFDYILIDCPPSLGLLTINALTAADSVLVPLQCEYYAMEGLSQLTRTIDLIQRQLNPALSLCGILLTMFDGRNNLSHQVSDEIRRHFSERVFKTVIPRNVRLSEAPSHGLPVLQYDISSRGAEAYLALARELIHTGE; translated from the coding sequence GGAGGCGTGGGGAAGACGACCACGTCCATCAATCTCTCCGCTTCTCTCGCCGTTGCGGAAAAAAGAACCCTTCTGGTCGACCTCGACCCCCAATCAAATGCCAGTAGTGGCGTGGGGATCGCCGATGAAAATATTCAATACACGACATATCAGGCGCTGCTTGGACAGGTTGAAACAAGTCAAGTCGTAACAACGACGGGTATTGAGTTTCTCAAGGTACTCCCTTCAACTACCGATCTTATCGGAGCGGAAATCGAATTAATAGGCGAGGAGGATCGGGAAACCCGCTTGAAAAAAGCGTTGAATCAGATTCGTAATGATTTCGATTACATTCTGATCGACTGCCCCCCTTCCCTTGGTCTATTGACCATCAATGCGCTTACCGCCGCTGATTCTGTGTTGGTGCCTCTGCAATGTGAATATTATGCGATGGAGGGGTTGAGTCAGTTGACCCGTACTATCGACTTGATCCAGAGACAGCTTAATCCGGCTCTATCCCTGTGCGGCATCCTTTTAACCATGTTTGACGGCAGGAATAATCTTTCTCACCAGGTCAGCGACGAAATCCGCCGCCATTTTTCTGAACGCGTATTTAAAACGGTAATCCCACGTAACGTTCGTTTATCCGAAGCTCCCAGTCACGGTCTCCCCGTTCTACAATACGATATTTCCTCCAGGGGAGCGGAAGCATATCTGGCCCTGGCCAGGGAACTTATCCATACAGGCGAATAG